In one window of Falco cherrug isolate bFalChe1 chromosome 10, bFalChe1.pri, whole genome shotgun sequence DNA:
- the DHCR7 gene encoding 7-dehydrocholesterol reductase isoform X2, protein MAAHQEKKPSEERKHKSTQNGTQTSQVQWGRAWEVDWFSLASILFLLMFAPLITYYFIMSCDQYQCSLIDPLVDLLTGNKHLSDIWNKTPGLTYRAAGIYTLWVAFQVVLYVFLPDFCHKLLPGYVGGVQEGAVTPAGVVNKYEINGLQAWIITHVLWFANAYYFHCFSPTIIFDNWIPLLWCANILGYAVSTFAMIKGYFFPTNAKDCKFTSNFFYDYMMGIEFNPRIGKWFDFKLFFNGRPGIVAWTLINLSYAAKQQELYGQVTNSMILVNVLQGIYVLDFFWNEAWYLKTIDICHDHFGWYLGWGDCVWLPYLYTLQGLYLVYHPVQLCTANAVGILMLGLAGYYIFRMTNHQKDLFRRTNGNCKIWGKKPEYIECSYMSVDGTKYYSKLLTSGFWGWARHFNYTGDLMGSLAYCLACGFEHILPYFYIVYMAILLTHRCIRDEHRCYSKYGKDWKRYTATVPYRLIPGIF, encoded by the exons ATGGCAGCCCATCAGGAGAAAAAGccttctgaagaaagaaaacacaagagtACCCAAAATGGTACTCAAACATCTCAAGTCCAGTGGGGAAGAGCATG GGAAGTGGACTGGTTTTCCTTGGCAagcatccttttcctgctcatGTTTGCACCACTTATCACATATTACTTCATAATGTCCTGTGACCAGTACCAGTGCTCTCTGATTGACCCACTCGTTGACTTGCTCACGGGGAATAAACATCTGTCTGACATCTGGAACAAGACTCCTGGACTGACCTATAGGGCTGCCGGCATCTATACCCTTTGGGTCGCTTTCCAG GTGGTTTTGTATGTGTTCCTTCCTGATTTCTGCCATAAACTTCTTCCTGGATATGTAGGAGGTGTACAAGAAGGTGCTGTCACCCCTGCTG GTGTAGTGAATAAGTATGAAATCAATGGACTTCAGGCTTGGATCATTACCCACGTGCTTTGGTTTGCAAATGCCTATTACTTCCACTGCTTCTCGCCTACCATCATTTTTGACAACTGGATTCCTCTCCTGTGGTGTGCCAATATCCTGGGATATGCAGTTTCCACGTTTGCAATGATTAAAGGCTACTTTTTCCCTACCAATGCCAAAGACTG CAAATTCACTAGCAACTTCTTTTATGACTACATGATGGGGATTGAATTTAACCCTCGAATAGGAAAGTGGTTTGATTTCAAGCTGTTCTTCAACGGCCGCCCTGGTATTGTAGCCTGGACTCTAATTAACCTTTCCTATGCTGCTAAACAACAGGAGCTGTATGGTCAAGTAACTAACTCCATGATCCTTGTCAATGTCCTTCAG GGTATTTATGTTTTGGACTTCTTTTGGAATGAAGCCTGGTATTTGAAAACCATTGATATCTGCCATGATCATTTTGGATGGTATTTGGGCTGGGGAGACTGTGTTTGGTTGCCTTACCTCTACACTTTGCAG GGTTTGTACTTGGTTTACCACCCTGTCCAGCTGTGCACAGCTAATGCCGTAGGGATCTTGATGTTGGGCTTGGCTGGCTATTACATCTTCAGAATGACCAACCACCAGAAGGACCTCTTCCGTCGTACAAACGGCAACTGCAAGATATGGGGGAAGAAACCAGAGTATATCGAGTGCTCGTACATGTCTGTGGATGGGACCAAGTACTACAGCAAACTGCTGACCTCGGGATTCTGGGGGTGGGCACGCCATTTTAACTACACGGGAGATTTGATGGGCTCCCTGGCCTATTGCCTGGCTTGTGGGTTTGAACACATCTTGCCTTACTTTTACATTGTTTATATGGCTATTCTGTTAACCCACCGCTGCATTAGGGATGAACACCGTTGTTACAGCAAATATGGGAAGGACTGGAAGCGCTACACTGCTACAGTGCCTTACCGGCTCATACCAGGAATATTTTAA